From a single Phragmites australis chromosome 7, lpPhrAust1.1, whole genome shotgun sequence genomic region:
- the LOC133923686 gene encoding uncharacterized protein LOC133923686 — protein MAVHVVLLAVPAVAGVFLQAFQFAFLLWPFNLALPLARHLPRACITLRRVTSFYAAELRRYVSGGARRGVQLLPPRRSHQYASLRGVQQRTHEEVLAHAMIALVDISY, from the coding sequence ATGGCGGTTCACGTGGTGCTTCTCGCCGTGCCGGCAGTGGCGGGCGTGTTCCTGCAGGCGTTCCAGTTCGCGTTCCTGCTGTGGCCGTTCAACCTCGCACTGCCGCTCGCGCGCCACCTGCCGCGGGCATGCATCACGCTCCGGAGGGTCACGTCCTTCTACGCCGCCGAGCTGCGACGCTACGTCAGCGGCGGCGCCCGGCGCGGGGTGCAGCTACTGCCACCACGGCGGAGCCACCAGTACGCCTCGCTCCGCGGCGTGCAGCAGAGGACACACGAGGAGGTCCTCGCGCACGCCATGATTGCCCTCGTCGACATTTCCTACTGA
- the LOC133923687 gene encoding uncharacterized protein LOC133923687 produces the protein MGFHLLAIAAARGVLQVFQISGPLLWPLNLWLPSARHLPEACAVVYGTLASHAAWLRTAYRRLGSSAGGGVDEYIRHALLSISYSY, from the coding sequence ATGGGGTTCCACCTGCTGGCGATCGCGGCGGCGAGGGGGGTGCTGCAGGTGTTCCAGATCTCGGGCCCGCTGCTCTGGCCGCTCAACCTCTGGCTGCCGTCCGCGCGCCATCTGCCCGAGGCCTGCGCCGTCGTCTACGGCACGCTTGCCTCGCACGCCGCGTGGCTGCGCACCGCCTACCGCCGCCTCGGGAGcagcgcgggcggcggcgtcgACGAGTACATCCGCCACGCGCTGCTCAGCATCTCCTACTCCTACTGA